The Medicago truncatula cultivar Jemalong A17 chromosome 4, MtrunA17r5.0-ANR, whole genome shotgun sequence genome includes a region encoding these proteins:
- the LOC11435230 gene encoding protein ORANGE, chloroplastic has product MLCLGVVGGGATTCLQLNNNKRFIHLNNKKCFNKRWRVMALEFESDSSSFASSIDSSDTTDKNSATGFCIIEGPETVQDFAKMELQEIQDNIRSRRNKIFLHMEEVRRLRIQQRIKNAELGIFKEEQENELPNFPSFIPFLPPLTSANLRQYYATCFSLISGIILFGGLLAPSLELKLGIGGTSYADFIQNMHLPMQLSQVDPIVASFSGGAVGVISALMVVEINNVKQQEQKRCKYCLGTGYLACARCSNTGALVLIEPVSSFNGGDQPLSPPKTERCSNCSGSGKVMCPTCLCTGMAMASEHDPRIDPFD; this is encoded by the exons atgttgTGTTTGGGTGTAGTTGGTGGTGGGGCCACAACATGTCTTCAACtaaacaataacaaaagattcattcatctaaataacaaaaaatgtttCAATAAGAGGTGGCGTGTCATGGCACTTGAATTTGAATCAGACTCTTCTTCTTTTGCATCTTCTATTGATTCTTCTGATACCACTGATAAAAACTCTGCTACTGG GTTTTGTATTATAGAAGGACCTGAAACTGTACAAGATTTTGCTAAGATGGAACTTCAAGAAATTCAGGATAATATTCGGAGTCGAAGGAATAAGATTTTTTTGCATATGGAAGAG GTTCGTAGGCTTAGAATTCAGCAAAGAATTAAAAATGCTGAACTTGGAATTTTTAAAGAAGAGCAAGAGAATGAACTTCCTAATTTCCCATCATTCATTCCATTCTTGCCTCCTTTG ACTTCAGCAAACCTCAGGCAGTATTACGCAACCTGTTTTTCTCTTATTAGTGGGATAATTCTTTTTGGTGGTCTCCTTGCTCCGAGT TTGGAGCTTAAGCTTGGAATAGGTGGCACATCTTATGCagattttattcaaaatatgcATCTGCCTATGCAGTTGAG TCAGGTTGATCCTATCGTGGCATCATTCTCCGGTGGGGCTGTTGGAGTAATCTCTGCATTAATGGTTGTTGAGATAAATAATGTAAAACAACAGGAACAGAAAAGATGCAAATACTGCCTTGGTACTG GATATCTTGCATGTGCTCGATGTTCAAACACGGGAGCACTTGTCCTGATTGAACCGGTATCCTCTTTCAATGGTGGAGATCAGCCTTTATCACCACCAAAAACCGAGAGATGTTCAAATTGCTCCGGATCTGGCAAG GTCATGTGTCCAACATGTCTTTGCACTGGAATGGCTATGGCAAGCGAACATGATCCACGAATTGATCCTTTTGATTAG